One region of Ptiloglossa arizonensis isolate GNS036 chromosome 8, iyPtiAriz1_principal, whole genome shotgun sequence genomic DNA includes:
- the Syp gene encoding synaptotagmin binding cytoplasmic RNA interacting protein isoform X4, translating to MAEGNGEIKMEEKQSKEEMEYVEKTEDFSKLIQYGLDEKVAAKLDEIYKTGKLAHVDLDERALDALKEFPVDGALNVLTQFLESNLEHVSNKSAYLCGVMKTYRQKSRAGQGTSTSTTPKAPDEDKIKMILERTGYPLDVTTGQRKYGGPPPNWEGPTPGTGCEVFCGKIPKDMYEDELIPLFEKCGKIWDLRLMMDPMAGCNRGYAFITFTNREAAQQAVRELNDYEIRKGKKIGVTVSYNNHRLFVGNIPKNRDRDDLFEEFTKHAPGLTEVIIYSSPDDKKKNRGFCFLEYESHKAASLAKRRLSTGRIKVWGCDIIVDWADPQEEPDEQTMSKVRVLYVKNLTQDCSEDKLKECFEQYGNIERVKKIKDYAFVHFEERDNAVKAMNELNGKEIGGSHIEVSLAKPPSDKKKKEEMLRARERRMLQMLQGRSGGSPSHPSMMGGPMPVRGPGQGPRGTGAGMRGQMGRGDYDYDYDYYGYGDYRGGYSDPYYDDYYRYEDYYFDYAPPPPPARGRGRQPQPGYPNTVREHWAPCEHHYDYAIITLI from the exons ATGGCAGAAGGGAATGGGGaaataaaaatggaagaaaaacagTCTAAAGAGGAAATGGAATATGTAGAAAAAACAGAAGATTTTTCAAAACTAATCCAATACGGACTGGATGAGAAAGTAGCTGCGAAACTGGATGAAATTTACAAAACAGGAAAATTAGCTCACGTGGATTTGGATGAACGAGCGTTAGATGCTTTAAAGGAATTTCCAGTTGACGGCGCGTTAAATGTACTCACGCAGTTTTTGGAATCGAATTTAGAACACGTATCGAATAAATCTGCGTACCTTTGCGGCGTAATGAAAACGTATAGACAAAAGAGTAGAGCTGGTCAAGGTACCAGTACTAGTACAACTCCTAAAGCACCGGACGAGGATAAAATAAAG ATGATTCTCGAACGAACCGGTTATCCTTTGGATGTAACGACGGGGCAGAGAAAGTATGGAGGACCTCCTCCAAACTGGGAAGGTCCTACACCAGGAACTGGTTGTGAG GTGTTTTGTGGAAAAATTCCAAAAGATATGTACGAAGACGAATTGATTCCATTGTTTGAAAAATGTGGAAAAATTTGGGATTTAAGACTAATGATGGATCCAATGGCAGGTTGCAACAGAGGATATGCATTTATCACTTTTACTAACAGGGAAGCAGCACAGCAAGCTGTTAGGGAG CTGAATGATTATGAGATTCGGAAAGGGAAAAAGATTGGTGTTACCGTATCTTATAACAATCACCGCTTGTTTGTGGGAAATATTCCAAAGAATCGAGACCGAGATGACTTGTTCGAAGAATTTACAAAGCACGCAC CTGGCCTGACCGAGGTGATTATCTACAGTTCACCGGACGATAAGAAGAAAAATAGGGGTTTTTGCTTCTTAGAATATGAATCTCACAAAGCAGCTTCCTTAGCGAAACGAAGACTAAGCACCGGTCGCATCAAGGTGTGGGGCTGTGATATCATAGTCGATTGGGCAGATCCGCAGGAAGAGCCAGACGAACAAACCATGTCTAAA GTGCGCGTACTGTATGTAAAGAATTTGACGCAAGATTGTTCCGAGGATAAGCTGAAAGAGTGTTTCGAACAATATGGTAATATCGAAAGAGTGAAAAAGATCAAGGATTATGCTTTCGTGCATTTCGAAGAACGAGACAATGCCGTTAAG GCAATGAACGAATTAAACGGTAAGGAAATCGGAGGTTCTCACATAGAGGTATCGCTCGCGAAACCGCCGtccgacaaaaagaaaaaagaggaaatgCTTCGTGCTAGGGAGCGAAGAATGTTACAAATGTTGCAGGGTCGGAGCGG AGGTTCCCCGTCGCATCCGAGTATGATGGGAGGACCGATGCCAGTTCGCGGGCCTGGCCAAGGTCCTCGCGGCACTGGTGCAGGTATGCGAGGACAAATGGGACGAGGCGACTATG ATTATGATTACGACTATTACGGTTATGGGGATTATCGAGGTGGCTACAGTGATCCATATTACGATGACTATTATCGATACGAAGATTACTATTTCGATTACGCGCCGCCTCCGCCACCTGCCAGAGGGAGAGGCAGGCAGCCTCAACCG GGTTATCCAAATACCGTAAGAGAGCATTGGGCACCCTGTGAACATCATTACGACTATGCCATCATTACTTTAATTTGA
- the Syp gene encoding synaptotagmin binding cytoplasmic RNA interacting protein isoform X5, with amino-acid sequence MAEGNGEIKMEEKQSKEEMEYVEKTEDFSKLIQYGLDEKVAAKLDEIYKTGKLAHVDLDERALDALKEFPVDGALNVLTQFLESNLEHVSNKSAYLCGVMKTYRQKSRAGQGTSTSTTPKAPDEDKIKMILERTGYPLDVTTGQRKYGGPPPNWEGPTPGTGCEVFCGKIPKDMYEDELIPLFEKCGKIWDLRLMMDPMAGCNRGYAFITFTNREAAQQAVRELNDYEIRKGKKIGVTVSYNNHRLFVGNIPKNRDRDDLFEEFTKHAPGLTEVIIYSSPDDKKKNRGFCFLEYESHKAASLAKRRLSTGRIKVWGCDIIVDWADPQEEPDEQTMSKVRVLYVKNLTQDCSEDKLKECFEQYGNIERVKKIKDYAFVHFEERDNAVKAMNELNGKEIGGSHIEVSLAKPPSDKKKKEEMLRARERRMLQMLQGRSGGSPSHPSMMGGPMPVRGPGQGPRGTGAGMRGQMGRGDYGWTWPWSSAAWPNRWPASSWVNQGGTQPRNFRGPWGPAAVRSWGGPRQGKFTR; translated from the exons ATGGCAGAAGGGAATGGGGaaataaaaatggaagaaaaacagTCTAAAGAGGAAATGGAATATGTAGAAAAAACAGAAGATTTTTCAAAACTAATCCAATACGGACTGGATGAGAAAGTAGCTGCGAAACTGGATGAAATTTACAAAACAGGAAAATTAGCTCACGTGGATTTGGATGAACGAGCGTTAGATGCTTTAAAGGAATTTCCAGTTGACGGCGCGTTAAATGTACTCACGCAGTTTTTGGAATCGAATTTAGAACACGTATCGAATAAATCTGCGTACCTTTGCGGCGTAATGAAAACGTATAGACAAAAGAGTAGAGCTGGTCAAGGTACCAGTACTAGTACAACTCCTAAAGCACCGGACGAGGATAAAATAAAG ATGATTCTCGAACGAACCGGTTATCCTTTGGATGTAACGACGGGGCAGAGAAAGTATGGAGGACCTCCTCCAAACTGGGAAGGTCCTACACCAGGAACTGGTTGTGAG GTGTTTTGTGGAAAAATTCCAAAAGATATGTACGAAGACGAATTGATTCCATTGTTTGAAAAATGTGGAAAAATTTGGGATTTAAGACTAATGATGGATCCAATGGCAGGTTGCAACAGAGGATATGCATTTATCACTTTTACTAACAGGGAAGCAGCACAGCAAGCTGTTAGGGAG CTGAATGATTATGAGATTCGGAAAGGGAAAAAGATTGGTGTTACCGTATCTTATAACAATCACCGCTTGTTTGTGGGAAATATTCCAAAGAATCGAGACCGAGATGACTTGTTCGAAGAATTTACAAAGCACGCAC CTGGCCTGACCGAGGTGATTATCTACAGTTCACCGGACGATAAGAAGAAAAATAGGGGTTTTTGCTTCTTAGAATATGAATCTCACAAAGCAGCTTCCTTAGCGAAACGAAGACTAAGCACCGGTCGCATCAAGGTGTGGGGCTGTGATATCATAGTCGATTGGGCAGATCCGCAGGAAGAGCCAGACGAACAAACCATGTCTAAA GTGCGCGTACTGTATGTAAAGAATTTGACGCAAGATTGTTCCGAGGATAAGCTGAAAGAGTGTTTCGAACAATATGGTAATATCGAAAGAGTGAAAAAGATCAAGGATTATGCTTTCGTGCATTTCGAAGAACGAGACAATGCCGTTAAG GCAATGAACGAATTAAACGGTAAGGAAATCGGAGGTTCTCACATAGAGGTATCGCTCGCGAAACCGCCGtccgacaaaaagaaaaaagaggaaatgCTTCGTGCTAGGGAGCGAAGAATGTTACAAATGTTGCAGGGTCGGAGCGG AGGTTCCCCGTCGCATCCGAGTATGATGGGAGGACCGATGCCAGTTCGCGGGCCTGGCCAAGGTCCTCGCGGCACTGGTGCAGGTATGCGAGGACAAATGGGACGAGGCGACTATG GCTGGACGTGGCCGTGGAGTAGTGCCGCGTGGCCGAATCGGTGGCCCGCAAGCTCGTGGGTCAATCAGGGGGGGACGCAACCCCGCAACTTCAGGGGCCCGTGGGGTCCAGCGGCTGTCCGCTCGTGGGGGGGTCCGCGCCAAGGGAAGTTTACCAGGTGA
- the Syp gene encoding synaptotagmin binding cytoplasmic RNA interacting protein isoform X1: MAEGNGEIKMEEKQSKEEMEYVEKTEDFSKLIQYGLDEKVAAKLDEIYKTGKLAHVDLDERALDALKEFPVDGALNVLTQFLESNLEHVSNKSAYLCGVMKTYRQKSRAGQGTSTSTTPKAPDEDKIKMILERTGYPLDVTTGQRKYGGPPPNWEGPTPGTGCEVFCGKIPKDMYEDELIPLFEKCGKIWDLRLMMDPMAGCNRGYAFITFTNREAAQQAVRELNDYEIRKGKKIGVTVSYNNHRLFVGNIPKNRDRDDLFEEFTKHAPGLTEVIIYSSPDDKKKNRGFCFLEYESHKAASLAKRRLSTGRIKVWGCDIIVDWADPQEEPDEQTMSKVRVLYVKNLTQDCSEDKLKECFEQYGNIERVKKIKDYAFVHFEERDNAVKAMNELNGKEIGGSHIEVSLAKPPSDKKKKEEMLRARERRMLQMLQGRSGGSPSHPSMMGGPMPVRGPGQGPRGTGAGMRGQMGRGDYDYDYDYYGYGDYRGGYSDPYYDDYYRYEDYYFDYAPPPPPARGRGRQPQPAGRGRGVVPRGRIGGPQARGSIRGGRNPATSGARGVQRLSARGGVRAKGSLPGEDAGKRKFDGGHQNQGESKRRFQSNWGNQPLAQQPLGNAYGLASVNGGSGGGGGDIGFGGRTATLGGVSNDDHEWYQDSYQSWS; the protein is encoded by the exons ATGGCAGAAGGGAATGGGGaaataaaaatggaagaaaaacagTCTAAAGAGGAAATGGAATATGTAGAAAAAACAGAAGATTTTTCAAAACTAATCCAATACGGACTGGATGAGAAAGTAGCTGCGAAACTGGATGAAATTTACAAAACAGGAAAATTAGCTCACGTGGATTTGGATGAACGAGCGTTAGATGCTTTAAAGGAATTTCCAGTTGACGGCGCGTTAAATGTACTCACGCAGTTTTTGGAATCGAATTTAGAACACGTATCGAATAAATCTGCGTACCTTTGCGGCGTAATGAAAACGTATAGACAAAAGAGTAGAGCTGGTCAAGGTACCAGTACTAGTACAACTCCTAAAGCACCGGACGAGGATAAAATAAAG ATGATTCTCGAACGAACCGGTTATCCTTTGGATGTAACGACGGGGCAGAGAAAGTATGGAGGACCTCCTCCAAACTGGGAAGGTCCTACACCAGGAACTGGTTGTGAG GTGTTTTGTGGAAAAATTCCAAAAGATATGTACGAAGACGAATTGATTCCATTGTTTGAAAAATGTGGAAAAATTTGGGATTTAAGACTAATGATGGATCCAATGGCAGGTTGCAACAGAGGATATGCATTTATCACTTTTACTAACAGGGAAGCAGCACAGCAAGCTGTTAGGGAG CTGAATGATTATGAGATTCGGAAAGGGAAAAAGATTGGTGTTACCGTATCTTATAACAATCACCGCTTGTTTGTGGGAAATATTCCAAAGAATCGAGACCGAGATGACTTGTTCGAAGAATTTACAAAGCACGCAC CTGGCCTGACCGAGGTGATTATCTACAGTTCACCGGACGATAAGAAGAAAAATAGGGGTTTTTGCTTCTTAGAATATGAATCTCACAAAGCAGCTTCCTTAGCGAAACGAAGACTAAGCACCGGTCGCATCAAGGTGTGGGGCTGTGATATCATAGTCGATTGGGCAGATCCGCAGGAAGAGCCAGACGAACAAACCATGTCTAAA GTGCGCGTACTGTATGTAAAGAATTTGACGCAAGATTGTTCCGAGGATAAGCTGAAAGAGTGTTTCGAACAATATGGTAATATCGAAAGAGTGAAAAAGATCAAGGATTATGCTTTCGTGCATTTCGAAGAACGAGACAATGCCGTTAAG GCAATGAACGAATTAAACGGTAAGGAAATCGGAGGTTCTCACATAGAGGTATCGCTCGCGAAACCGCCGtccgacaaaaagaaaaaagaggaaatgCTTCGTGCTAGGGAGCGAAGAATGTTACAAATGTTGCAGGGTCGGAGCGG AGGTTCCCCGTCGCATCCGAGTATGATGGGAGGACCGATGCCAGTTCGCGGGCCTGGCCAAGGTCCTCGCGGCACTGGTGCAGGTATGCGAGGACAAATGGGACGAGGCGACTATG ATTATGATTACGACTATTACGGTTATGGGGATTATCGAGGTGGCTACAGTGATCCATATTACGATGACTATTATCGATACGAAGATTACTATTTCGATTACGCGCCGCCTCCGCCACCTGCCAGAGGGAGAGGCAGGCAGCCTCAACCG GCTGGACGTGGCCGTGGAGTAGTGCCGCGTGGCCGAATCGGTGGCCCGCAAGCTCGTGGGTCAATCAGGGGGGGACGCAACCCCGCAACTTCAGGGGCCCGTGGGGTCCAGCGGCTGTCCGCTCGTGGGGGGGTCCGCGCCAAGGGAAGTTTACCAGGTGAGGATG cAGGTAAACGAAAATTTGACGGGGGTCACCAGAACCAGGGGGAATCTAAGCGTCGCTTCCAGAGCAACTGGGGAAACCAACCCCTCGCCCAACAACCACTGGGCAatgcgtacggattggcgagtGTGaatggtggtagtggtggtggtggcggtgacaTAGGATTCGGAGGCAGAACCGCCACGCTCGGCGGTGTTTCCAACGACGATCACGAATGGTATCAAGACTCCTACCAGTCGTGGAGCTAA
- the Syp gene encoding synaptotagmin binding cytoplasmic RNA interacting protein isoform X2 — protein sequence MAEGNGEIKMEEKQSKEEMEYVEKTEDFSKLIQYGLDEKVAAKLDEIYKTGKLAHVDLDERALDALKEFPVDGALNVLTQFLESNLEHVSNKSAYLCGVMKTYRQKSRAGQGTSTSTTPKAPDEDKIKMILERTGYPLDVTTGQRKYGGPPPNWEGPTPGTGCEVFCGKIPKDMYEDELIPLFEKCGKIWDLRLMMDPMAGCNRGYAFITFTNREAAQQAVRELDNHEIKPGKNLKVNISVPNLRLFVGNIPKSKGKEEILEEFGKLTAGLTEVIIYSSPDDKKKNRGFCFLEYESHKAASLAKRRLSTGRIKVWGCDIIVDWADPQEEPDEQTMSKVRVLYVKNLTQDCSEDKLKECFEQYGNIERVKKIKDYAFVHFEERDNAVKAMNELNGKEIGGSHIEVSLAKPPSDKKKKEEMLRARERRMLQMLQGRSGGSPSHPSMMGGPMPVRGPGQGPRGTGAGMRGQMGRGDYDYDYDYYGYGDYRGGYSDPYYDDYYRYEDYYFDYAPPPPPARGRGRQPQPAGRGRGVVPRGRIGGPQARGSIRGGRNPATSGARGVQRLSARGGVRAKGSLPGEDAGKRKFDGGHQNQGESKRRFQSNWGNQPLAQQPLGNAYGLASVNGGSGGGGGDIGFGGRTATLGGVSNDDHEWYQDSYQSWS from the exons ATGGCAGAAGGGAATGGGGaaataaaaatggaagaaaaacagTCTAAAGAGGAAATGGAATATGTAGAAAAAACAGAAGATTTTTCAAAACTAATCCAATACGGACTGGATGAGAAAGTAGCTGCGAAACTGGATGAAATTTACAAAACAGGAAAATTAGCTCACGTGGATTTGGATGAACGAGCGTTAGATGCTTTAAAGGAATTTCCAGTTGACGGCGCGTTAAATGTACTCACGCAGTTTTTGGAATCGAATTTAGAACACGTATCGAATAAATCTGCGTACCTTTGCGGCGTAATGAAAACGTATAGACAAAAGAGTAGAGCTGGTCAAGGTACCAGTACTAGTACAACTCCTAAAGCACCGGACGAGGATAAAATAAAG ATGATTCTCGAACGAACCGGTTATCCTTTGGATGTAACGACGGGGCAGAGAAAGTATGGAGGACCTCCTCCAAACTGGGAAGGTCCTACACCAGGAACTGGTTGTGAG GTGTTTTGTGGAAAAATTCCAAAAGATATGTACGAAGACGAATTGATTCCATTGTTTGAAAAATGTGGAAAAATTTGGGATTTAAGACTAATGATGGATCCAATGGCAGGTTGCAACAGAGGATATGCATTTATCACTTTTACTAACAGGGAAGCAGCACAGCAAGCTGTTAGGGAG CTCGATAATCACGAAATAAAACCCGGCAAGAATCTGAAAGTAAACATTAGCGTTCCTAATCTACGACTTTTCGTGGGGAACATACCAAAGTCAAAAGGCAAAGAGGAGATCTTGGAGGAATTTGGTAAATTAACAG CTGGCCTGACCGAGGTGATTATCTACAGTTCACCGGACGATAAGAAGAAAAATAGGGGTTTTTGCTTCTTAGAATATGAATCTCACAAAGCAGCTTCCTTAGCGAAACGAAGACTAAGCACCGGTCGCATCAAGGTGTGGGGCTGTGATATCATAGTCGATTGGGCAGATCCGCAGGAAGAGCCAGACGAACAAACCATGTCTAAA GTGCGCGTACTGTATGTAAAGAATTTGACGCAAGATTGTTCCGAGGATAAGCTGAAAGAGTGTTTCGAACAATATGGTAATATCGAAAGAGTGAAAAAGATCAAGGATTATGCTTTCGTGCATTTCGAAGAACGAGACAATGCCGTTAAG GCAATGAACGAATTAAACGGTAAGGAAATCGGAGGTTCTCACATAGAGGTATCGCTCGCGAAACCGCCGtccgacaaaaagaaaaaagaggaaatgCTTCGTGCTAGGGAGCGAAGAATGTTACAAATGTTGCAGGGTCGGAGCGG AGGTTCCCCGTCGCATCCGAGTATGATGGGAGGACCGATGCCAGTTCGCGGGCCTGGCCAAGGTCCTCGCGGCACTGGTGCAGGTATGCGAGGACAAATGGGACGAGGCGACTATG ATTATGATTACGACTATTACGGTTATGGGGATTATCGAGGTGGCTACAGTGATCCATATTACGATGACTATTATCGATACGAAGATTACTATTTCGATTACGCGCCGCCTCCGCCACCTGCCAGAGGGAGAGGCAGGCAGCCTCAACCG GCTGGACGTGGCCGTGGAGTAGTGCCGCGTGGCCGAATCGGTGGCCCGCAAGCTCGTGGGTCAATCAGGGGGGGACGCAACCCCGCAACTTCAGGGGCCCGTGGGGTCCAGCGGCTGTCCGCTCGTGGGGGGGTCCGCGCCAAGGGAAGTTTACCAGGTGAGGATG cAGGTAAACGAAAATTTGACGGGGGTCACCAGAACCAGGGGGAATCTAAGCGTCGCTTCCAGAGCAACTGGGGAAACCAACCCCTCGCCCAACAACCACTGGGCAatgcgtacggattggcgagtGTGaatggtggtagtggtggtggtggcggtgacaTAGGATTCGGAGGCAGAACCGCCACGCTCGGCGGTGTTTCCAACGACGATCACGAATGGTATCAAGACTCCTACCAGTCGTGGAGCTAA
- the Syp gene encoding synaptotagmin binding cytoplasmic RNA interacting protein isoform X6, whose translation MAEGNGEIKMEEKQSKEEMEYVEKTEDFSKLIQYGLDEKVAAKLDEIYKTGKLAHVDLDERALDALKEFPVDGALNVLTQFLESNLEHVSNKSAYLCGVMKTYRQKSRAGQGTSTSTTPKAPDEDKIKMILERTGYPLDVTTGQRKYGGPPPNWEGPTPGTGCEVFCGKIPKDMYEDELIPLFEKCGKIWDLRLMMDPMAGCNRGYAFITFTNREAAQQAVRELDNHEIKPGKNLKVNISVPNLRLFVGNIPKSKGKEEILEEFGKLTAGLTEVIIYSSPDDKKKNRGFCFLEYESHKAASLAKRRLSTGRIKVWGCDIIVDWADPQEEPDEQTMSKVRVLYVKNLTQDCSEDKLKECFEQYGNIERVKKIKDYAFVHFEERDNAVKAMNELNGKEIGGSHIEVSLAKPPSDKKKKEEMLRARERRMLQMLQGRSGGSPSHPSMMGGPMPVRGPGQGPRGTGAGMRGQMGRGDYDYDYDYYGYGDYRGGYSDPYYDDYYRYEDYYFDYAPPPPPARGRGRQPQPAGRGRGVVPRGRIGGPQARGSIRGGRNPATSGARGVQRLSARGGVRAKGSLPAGKRKFDGGHQNQGESKRRFQSNWGNQPLAQQPLGNAYGLASVNGGSGGGGGDIGFGGRTATLGGVSNDDHEWYQDSYQSWS comes from the exons ATGGCAGAAGGGAATGGGGaaataaaaatggaagaaaaacagTCTAAAGAGGAAATGGAATATGTAGAAAAAACAGAAGATTTTTCAAAACTAATCCAATACGGACTGGATGAGAAAGTAGCTGCGAAACTGGATGAAATTTACAAAACAGGAAAATTAGCTCACGTGGATTTGGATGAACGAGCGTTAGATGCTTTAAAGGAATTTCCAGTTGACGGCGCGTTAAATGTACTCACGCAGTTTTTGGAATCGAATTTAGAACACGTATCGAATAAATCTGCGTACCTTTGCGGCGTAATGAAAACGTATAGACAAAAGAGTAGAGCTGGTCAAGGTACCAGTACTAGTACAACTCCTAAAGCACCGGACGAGGATAAAATAAAG ATGATTCTCGAACGAACCGGTTATCCTTTGGATGTAACGACGGGGCAGAGAAAGTATGGAGGACCTCCTCCAAACTGGGAAGGTCCTACACCAGGAACTGGTTGTGAG GTGTTTTGTGGAAAAATTCCAAAAGATATGTACGAAGACGAATTGATTCCATTGTTTGAAAAATGTGGAAAAATTTGGGATTTAAGACTAATGATGGATCCAATGGCAGGTTGCAACAGAGGATATGCATTTATCACTTTTACTAACAGGGAAGCAGCACAGCAAGCTGTTAGGGAG CTCGATAATCACGAAATAAAACCCGGCAAGAATCTGAAAGTAAACATTAGCGTTCCTAATCTACGACTTTTCGTGGGGAACATACCAAAGTCAAAAGGCAAAGAGGAGATCTTGGAGGAATTTGGTAAATTAACAG CTGGCCTGACCGAGGTGATTATCTACAGTTCACCGGACGATAAGAAGAAAAATAGGGGTTTTTGCTTCTTAGAATATGAATCTCACAAAGCAGCTTCCTTAGCGAAACGAAGACTAAGCACCGGTCGCATCAAGGTGTGGGGCTGTGATATCATAGTCGATTGGGCAGATCCGCAGGAAGAGCCAGACGAACAAACCATGTCTAAA GTGCGCGTACTGTATGTAAAGAATTTGACGCAAGATTGTTCCGAGGATAAGCTGAAAGAGTGTTTCGAACAATATGGTAATATCGAAAGAGTGAAAAAGATCAAGGATTATGCTTTCGTGCATTTCGAAGAACGAGACAATGCCGTTAAG GCAATGAACGAATTAAACGGTAAGGAAATCGGAGGTTCTCACATAGAGGTATCGCTCGCGAAACCGCCGtccgacaaaaagaaaaaagaggaaatgCTTCGTGCTAGGGAGCGAAGAATGTTACAAATGTTGCAGGGTCGGAGCGG AGGTTCCCCGTCGCATCCGAGTATGATGGGAGGACCGATGCCAGTTCGCGGGCCTGGCCAAGGTCCTCGCGGCACTGGTGCAGGTATGCGAGGACAAATGGGACGAGGCGACTATG ATTATGATTACGACTATTACGGTTATGGGGATTATCGAGGTGGCTACAGTGATCCATATTACGATGACTATTATCGATACGAAGATTACTATTTCGATTACGCGCCGCCTCCGCCACCTGCCAGAGGGAGAGGCAGGCAGCCTCAACCG GCTGGACGTGGCCGTGGAGTAGTGCCGCGTGGCCGAATCGGTGGCCCGCAAGCTCGTGGGTCAATCAGGGGGGGACGCAACCCCGCAACTTCAGGGGCCCGTGGGGTCCAGCGGCTGTCCGCTCGTGGGGGGGTCCGCGCCAAGGGAAGTTTACCAG cAGGTAAACGAAAATTTGACGGGGGTCACCAGAACCAGGGGGAATCTAAGCGTCGCTTCCAGAGCAACTGGGGAAACCAACCCCTCGCCCAACAACCACTGGGCAatgcgtacggattggcgagtGTGaatggtggtagtggtggtggtggcggtgacaTAGGATTCGGAGGCAGAACCGCCACGCTCGGCGGTGTTTCCAACGACGATCACGAATGGTATCAAGACTCCTACCAGTCGTGGAGCTAA